Proteins encoded within one genomic window of Mesorhizobium sp. AR10:
- a CDS encoding SDR family NAD(P)-dependent oxidoreductase produces MKLLPVEREFEGRTAFVLGGSSGIGLATARLLAERGASVAIVGHADDTLIVAKEFTDDGLKAVGLFGDASQSAFVSHAIDRTVQTFGGLDILVCSAAIHPVGDVLETDEATWDRTFAVNVKSMYLACHYGVPHLIASQGGSIITVASVQATSNTPGVCAYATTKGAIVTFTHTLAVDLAKHNIRANTICPGSIITPMQEHFAKANGNGRSVEEMYREFAKPVPLGRLGHAWEIAELAAFLASPRSGFCTGAQFTADGGLLAGLRIF; encoded by the coding sequence ATGAAGCTTCTACCAGTGGAGCGCGAGTTCGAGGGCCGAACGGCTTTTGTACTCGGGGGAAGTTCCGGCATTGGCCTGGCCACGGCCCGGTTGCTTGCCGAGCGGGGAGCCAGCGTCGCCATAGTCGGTCACGCGGACGATACACTCATCGTCGCGAAGGAATTCACCGACGATGGGCTCAAAGCTGTTGGCCTTTTCGGCGATGCCAGCCAATCTGCATTTGTAAGCCACGCGATTGATCGGACCGTCCAGACCTTCGGAGGTCTCGACATACTGGTTTGCTCTGCCGCCATTCACCCCGTTGGCGATGTGCTGGAAACGGACGAAGCCACCTGGGACCGTACCTTCGCGGTCAACGTGAAGTCGATGTATCTCGCTTGCCATTACGGTGTGCCGCACCTGATCGCCAGCCAGGGTGGGTCGATCATCACCGTGGCCTCGGTGCAGGCCACGTCGAACACACCCGGCGTCTGCGCCTACGCAACCACAAAAGGCGCCATCGTTACGTTCACCCACACTCTGGCCGTAGACCTGGCCAAGCACAACATTCGCGCAAACACGATCTGCCCGGGGTCGATCATCACGCCGATGCAGGAACACTTTGCAAAAGCGAATGGAAATGGACGCAGCGTCGAGGAGATGTACCGCGAGTTCGCAAAACCAGTGCCTCTTGGACGCCTCGGTCACGCCTGGGAGATCGCCGAACTCGCCGCCTTTCTCGCAAGTCCCAGGTCGGGGTTCTGCACGGGAGCGCAATTCACCGCTGATGGCGGCCTCCTGGCGGGCCTCCGGATTTTCTAG
- a CDS encoding mandelate racemase/muconate lactonizing enzyme family protein has product MKITSVEPFILHAPINVPSISDSTHTITHWGIVGVKIGTDDGLFGYGYTGTHAHLESDRLVTSCIAKSYGPMLMGEDARDGDRLWLKLARFPAVQWVGRAGVTHIALAAIDIALWDLRGKAAGLPLWKLLGGATTELLEAYNTDIGWLSIPKDRLVDGSKRAIEHDGFRRLKIKVGHADPMIDIDRFEAVRKAVGPSVTIAIDANGKWDLPTCQRFCARAEPLDVFWFEEPMWYDDVGSHAALARSTSIPVALGEQLYTADAFNTFIGAGAVQYVQPDVTRVAGITEYIQVAHNAHSHRLPVVAHVGDMGQVHVHLSYWHPATSMLEYIPWIKDCFVEPIKVEDGHYVRPQMPGAGCTLTDQAVAAFGQSC; this is encoded by the coding sequence ATGAAAATCACTTCCGTCGAGCCCTTCATCCTGCACGCTCCGATAAACGTCCCATCGATCTCGGACTCAACGCATACGATCACCCACTGGGGAATCGTCGGGGTCAAGATCGGCACGGACGACGGCCTTTTCGGATACGGCTACACTGGCACCCACGCTCACCTCGAGTCTGACCGGCTGGTGACCTCCTGTATCGCCAAATCCTACGGGCCGATGCTGATGGGTGAGGACGCACGCGACGGAGATCGGCTCTGGCTGAAGCTGGCGCGTTTCCCTGCGGTCCAGTGGGTGGGCAGGGCCGGCGTCACCCATATCGCATTGGCGGCGATCGATATTGCTTTGTGGGATCTCCGCGGCAAAGCCGCCGGGCTGCCGCTCTGGAAGCTTCTGGGCGGTGCCACGACAGAGCTGCTCGAAGCCTATAACACCGATATCGGTTGGCTCTCCATTCCCAAGGACAGACTGGTTGATGGCAGCAAGCGGGCGATCGAGCATGACGGCTTTCGCCGTCTGAAGATCAAGGTCGGCCATGCGGATCCCATGATCGATATCGATCGCTTCGAGGCCGTGCGGAAGGCCGTCGGTCCCAGTGTCACAATCGCAATCGATGCAAACGGCAAATGGGATCTGCCGACCTGTCAGCGGTTCTGCGCTCGGGCCGAACCGCTCGACGTGTTCTGGTTCGAGGAACCCATGTGGTACGACGATGTGGGGTCCCACGCAGCACTTGCGCGATCGACGTCGATCCCCGTGGCTCTCGGCGAGCAGCTCTATACCGCCGACGCGTTCAATACCTTCATCGGCGCCGGCGCGGTGCAATATGTGCAGCCTGACGTCACACGTGTCGCCGGTATCACCGAGTACATCCAGGTCGCGCATAACGCGCACTCGCACCGCCTGCCTGTAGTCGCCCATGTGGGCGACATGGGGCAGGTGCATGTCCACCTTTCATACTGGCATCCGGCGACTTCGATGCTGGAATACATTCCCTGGATCAAGGACTGTTTTGTCGAGCCCATCAAGGTGGAGGACGGCCACTATGTCCGGCCTCAGATGCCCGGGGCCGGCTGCACGCTGACCGACCAGGCGGTAGCGGCATTCGGTCAGTCCTGCTAG
- a CDS encoding substrate-binding domain-containing protein, translating into MDHWTTGQHQRREPESGRIRMIDNRLRFRLITIASDEELFHVVERGMRDAATALNVDADLVGTPGFDIGEVLGLVRSAIRDGIDGIGLNVFHPTALAGVIAEAGAAGVPVVAFNIDAAKTGSGNLSYIMQDFVAAGTVLGHRAAASVADGEHIIVAMHDDGVGALEERAAGIEAGLASRSVVVTRVITGRAPARGAEILDEALFRLGARAIIGTGQPDTEAAGLVARAGRKHGIYAAGFDLSPGIVDLIAEGHVDCVVDQQPYTQGFYPIVQLALYRRFGLMPSSLDAGAAIVDRQNVELVRHLSKQSIR; encoded by the coding sequence TTGGACCACTGGACGACTGGACAACACCAGCGCCGCGAACCGGAATCAGGGAGGATTCGCATGATTGACAATAGACTGCGGTTCCGTCTGATCACGATCGCAAGCGATGAGGAGCTGTTCCATGTCGTCGAGCGCGGAATGCGCGACGCGGCTACGGCCTTAAACGTGGACGCAGATCTGGTCGGCACCCCCGGCTTCGACATTGGAGAGGTGCTCGGCCTTGTTCGATCTGCCATCCGCGATGGCATCGACGGCATCGGGCTGAATGTTTTTCACCCGACTGCCCTGGCAGGCGTTATCGCCGAAGCAGGTGCCGCTGGCGTGCCGGTGGTCGCCTTCAACATCGACGCGGCCAAGACCGGCAGCGGCAATCTCAGCTACATCATGCAGGATTTCGTTGCCGCCGGCACGGTCCTGGGACACCGCGCCGCGGCGTCTGTTGCCGATGGCGAACACATCATCGTCGCCATGCATGACGACGGGGTGGGGGCACTGGAAGAGCGGGCGGCAGGGATCGAGGCGGGTCTCGCATCGCGGAGCGTGGTTGTCACACGCGTCATCACCGGGCGCGCTCCGGCGAGGGGCGCCGAGATTCTCGATGAAGCATTGTTCCGTCTGGGCGCCCGCGCAATCATTGGCACCGGACAGCCGGATACCGAGGCCGCCGGGCTGGTAGCCAGGGCGGGTCGGAAGCATGGCATCTATGCGGCGGGCTTTGATCTGTCGCCCGGGATCGTCGACCTTATCGCCGAGGGGCATGTCGACTGCGTCGTCGATCAACAGCCCTACACTCAGGGTTTCTATCCAATCGTGCAACTCGCTCTCTACCGGCGGTTCGGCCTCATGCCGTCATCCCTGGACGCCGGTGCCGCGATCGTCGATCGCCAAAACGTCGAACTGGTTCGCCATCTCAGCAAGCAATCCATCCGCTAG
- a CDS encoding FadR/GntR family transcriptional regulator: MRSNDFTDPASPSEERATARLPQLESTRLYRRIAELLETRIDQGLFPAGTFLPSERELAEQLAVSRTSVREALIALEVTGRVAIRPGHGVQVLLGAQRPAAQNPSEVDIGPIQIMEARRVIEPRVAELAAANHRQENLDGMRAAMDLQASATSATPENYREGDRLFHVEIARASGNPAYEVVVSKLWEYRTKPLFERFEQLLLGPDRPGRTAAEHQNIFEAIAAGDATAAGKTMKQHLDGVLSAFIKGSTPE; this comes from the coding sequence TTGCGCAGCAACGACTTTACCGATCCGGCATCCCCCTCCGAGGAGAGGGCCACGGCACGCCTGCCGCAATTGGAGTCGACCCGTCTTTATCGGCGGATCGCCGAACTCCTGGAGACGCGTATCGATCAGGGGTTGTTCCCCGCCGGCACCTTCTTGCCGTCGGAGCGGGAGCTTGCCGAACAACTGGCGGTAAGCCGGACGTCGGTACGCGAGGCTCTTATTGCCCTTGAGGTGACCGGTCGCGTCGCGATCCGACCGGGCCATGGGGTCCAGGTACTGTTGGGCGCGCAGCGTCCGGCGGCACAGAATCCGTCTGAAGTGGATATCGGCCCCATACAGATCATGGAGGCAAGACGCGTGATCGAGCCTCGTGTCGCGGAACTGGCAGCCGCCAATCACAGGCAAGAGAACCTGGACGGCATGCGCGCCGCGATGGACCTGCAAGCATCGGCAACGTCTGCCACTCCGGAGAACTATCGAGAGGGGGATCGCCTGTTTCACGTCGAGATCGCCCGAGCGAGCGGAAACCCCGCGTACGAGGTGGTCGTCTCCAAACTATGGGAATACCGGACCAAGCCACTCTTCGAACGCTTCGAGCAACTGCTTCTGGGACCCGATCGTCCGGGCCGAACTGCCGCCGAACATCAAAATATCTTCGAGGCTATCGCCGCCGGCGATGCAACAGCTGCAGGAAAGACGATGAAGCAGCATCTCGACGGTGTGCTGAGTGCCTTTATCAAGGGCTCTACCCCGGAATAA
- a CDS encoding alkene reductase → MANLFDPLRAGDLALANRIVMAPLTRNRSPNAVPGDLSVTYYGQRATAGLIVTEATAISHQGQGYANVPGLYGADQLAGWKRVTDAVHKAGGKIVVQLWHVGRISHNTLQPGGGKPVAPSAIRAKSKTFLVKPDGSGEFAETSEPRALDAAEIPGIVDDFRRAAKAAVEEAGFDGVEIHGANGYLVDQFLRSGTNHRTDDYGGSIENRTRFLFEVVDAVTGAVGAGRTGIRLSPVTPANDTSDANPQLLFNHVVAGLGSRGLAYIHIVEGATGGARDFRQGDKPFDYAELKATYHKAGGDGAWLVNNGYGKELAETAVADGHADLVAFGKLFIANPDLVSRLKRNAELNDPDTATFYGGGATGYTDYPTAA, encoded by the coding sequence ATGGCTAACCTCTTTGATCCCCTGCGGGCCGGCGACCTGGCACTGGCGAACCGCATCGTCATGGCGCCGCTGACGCGCAATCGCTCACCCAATGCGGTGCCCGGCGACCTCTCGGTAACCTACTACGGCCAGCGCGCCACGGCCGGGCTGATCGTGACCGAGGCCACCGCCATCAGCCATCAGGGCCAGGGCTACGCCAACGTACCCGGCCTTTATGGCGCGGATCAGCTTGCCGGCTGGAAGCGCGTCACCGACGCCGTTCATAAGGCCGGCGGCAAGATCGTGGTCCAACTCTGGCATGTCGGGCGCATCTCGCACAATACGTTGCAGCCTGGCGGCGGCAAGCCGGTGGCGCCGTCCGCGATAAGGGCAAAATCCAAGACTTTTCTTGTCAAGCCGGATGGCAGCGGCGAGTTCGCTGAGACCTCCGAGCCGCGCGCGCTAGATGCGGCCGAAATCCCCGGCATCGTCGATGATTTTCGCCGCGCCGCCAAGGCGGCGGTCGAGGAGGCGGGTTTCGACGGCGTCGAGATCCATGGTGCCAATGGATATCTCGTGGACCAGTTTCTGCGCTCGGGCACCAACCATCGCACCGATGATTATGGCGGCTCCATCGAGAACCGGACGCGCTTTCTGTTCGAGGTGGTCGACGCGGTCACTGGCGCTGTCGGCGCCGGCAGGACCGGGATCAGGCTGTCGCCGGTGACGCCCGCCAACGACACTTCGGATGCCAATCCGCAGCTGCTTTTCAACCATGTGGTGGCAGGCCTGGGCAGTCGCGGCCTCGCCTATATCCATATCGTCGAAGGGGCGACTGGCGGCGCGCGCGACTTCCGGCAAGGAGATAAACCATTCGACTATGCGGAACTCAAAGCCACCTATCACAAAGCCGGCGGAGACGGCGCCTGGCTGGTGAACAACGGCTACGGTAAGGAATTGGCCGAAACGGCCGTTGCGGACGGCCACGCCGACCTCGTCGCGTTCGGCAAGCTCTTCATCGCCAATCCGGACCTCGTCAGCCGATTGAAGCGTAATGCCGAACTGAACGATCCGGACACGGCAACGTTTTATGGCGGCGGTGCCACGGGCTACACGGACTATCCGACTGCGGCCTGA
- a CDS encoding ArsR/SmtB family transcription factor, giving the protein MDHDIIMKALAHPFRRDVLAWLKEPERHFAAQVHPLEMGVCASQFDHRGLAQSSVSGHLATLASADLVTTRRVGQWVFYKRNEETIAAFQAALSDL; this is encoded by the coding sequence ATGGACCACGACATCATAATGAAGGCGCTGGCGCACCCGTTTCGACGTGATGTCCTGGCGTGGTTGAAGGAGCCTGAACGGCACTTCGCCGCGCAGGTGCACCCGCTTGAGATGGGCGTCTGCGCCAGCCAGTTCGACCATCGCGGCTTGGCGCAGTCCAGTGTTTCCGGGCATCTGGCGACGCTGGCGTCGGCCGACCTCGTTACCACGCGGCGGGTCGGCCAATGGGTGTTCTACAAGCGCAACGAAGAAACCATCGCCGCTTTTCAGGCCGCCCTGTCCGATCTCTGA
- a CDS encoding sugar ABC transporter substrate-binding protein, whose protein sequence is MKRYILSAALLLGLAGLSPVHAEPLKVGFSLDTKESTLQTAWETFLKSEGDKQGKAAGLEFEWTINVANADPARQAANIDDLITAGVDVIIARAFDSGAIGTSIKAAKEAGIPFVTFDRGSTSGKPTAHVGGDSYDQARSTGLAFAEILKKAGVKGKCIELQGMLTDINAVNRSKGWNEVGKETSQYETILQVPTEWNPELFLSGLTNALTAKPEANCVFAASDFAFPSIQAALEKAGRWAPTGEPKHMWLATNDLLSAAVKPMEDGYIDVSTTWDAYLQAKEAVRVLVAIKKGEDPKCGPDGCLAKGRVVTPATIKDTPDLWSRDFK, encoded by the coding sequence ATGAAACGTTACATTCTAAGTGCTGCGTTATTGCTCGGTCTCGCAGGCCTGTCGCCTGTTCATGCCGAGCCGCTGAAAGTCGGGTTCTCGCTGGACACCAAGGAATCCACACTTCAGACGGCATGGGAGACCTTCCTGAAGTCCGAGGGAGATAAGCAAGGCAAGGCTGCCGGGTTGGAATTCGAATGGACGATCAACGTCGCAAATGCCGATCCTGCCCGTCAGGCGGCGAACATCGACGATCTGATCACTGCCGGCGTCGACGTCATCATCGCCCGTGCCTTCGACTCGGGCGCGATCGGGACGTCGATCAAGGCGGCAAAGGAAGCTGGAATACCTTTCGTCACATTCGATCGGGGCTCCACAAGTGGGAAGCCGACTGCGCATGTGGGGGGCGACAGCTATGACCAGGCGCGCAGCACCGGATTGGCTTTTGCCGAGATCCTGAAGAAGGCAGGAGTGAAAGGAAAGTGCATCGAGCTTCAGGGCATGCTGACCGACATCAATGCGGTCAACCGGAGCAAGGGCTGGAATGAAGTCGGCAAGGAGACCAGTCAGTACGAGACGATTCTCCAGGTACCGACGGAATGGAATCCCGAGCTTTTTCTCTCGGGTCTCACCAATGCTCTGACCGCGAAGCCGGAGGCCAATTGTGTCTTCGCGGCGAGCGACTTCGCGTTTCCATCGATCCAGGCCGCCCTGGAAAAGGCCGGCCGATGGGCACCGACGGGCGAACCGAAGCATATGTGGCTCGCAACCAATGACCTCCTGTCAGCGGCCGTGAAGCCGATGGAAGATGGCTACATCGACGTCTCGACCACCTGGGACGCATATTTGCAGGCCAAGGAAGCCGTTCGCGTCCTTGTCGCCATCAAGAAGGGGGAGGATCCGAAGTGCGGACCGGATGGCTGCCTTGCCAAGGGGCGCGTTGTGACGCCGGCGACTATCAAGGACACGCCGGATCTCTGGTCGCGGGACTTCAAATAA
- a CDS encoding ABC transporter permease, whose protein sequence is MNIKYALEELVRYGFFVVLAATFLLFSVLTEHFLSGENILNIFHTMAPLAIIASGLGLVIISGRLDISVGSTAFLSCAIGALLMKDHGLDPILATFVVLVCGAFLGAVNGAIVSVLKVNSLIATLGTMIAYRGIALSLTDALLVPLPEPIRVLGNARLGPIPTDILIMLVILVGVHLLHAKTAFGRQLVAMGNDVAIARKVGLPVDRTGFLSFVLAGVLASVGGILTTVQNGAVSPWLGSGVEFTALAAVVVGGISLLGGRGTILFSIIPGAFIFEMIRNGLTHLGATPYSYRLVGGAVIFAAMYADALKSGRVSLRWRTAP, encoded by the coding sequence ATGAATATCAAATATGCCTTGGAAGAACTCGTCAGGTATGGGTTTTTCGTTGTTCTGGCAGCAACGTTCCTGCTGTTTTCCGTTCTGACGGAACATTTTCTGTCAGGCGAGAATATCTTGAACATTTTCCATACGATGGCGCCATTGGCGATCATTGCCTCGGGCCTCGGCCTCGTCATCATCTCGGGCAGACTGGATATTTCCGTCGGCTCCACCGCGTTCCTGTCGTGCGCGATCGGTGCGCTTCTCATGAAGGACCATGGCCTCGACCCGATCCTTGCAACGTTTGTCGTCCTGGTCTGCGGCGCGTTTCTCGGTGCGGTCAACGGCGCCATCGTTTCGGTGCTCAAGGTCAACTCCCTCATTGCGACGCTCGGTACGATGATCGCCTATCGAGGCATTGCCCTGTCGTTGACGGATGCGCTCCTGGTGCCTCTGCCCGAGCCAATTCGCGTCCTGGGCAATGCTCGGCTCGGTCCCATTCCGACCGACATCCTGATCATGCTTGTCATTCTTGTCGGCGTGCATCTGCTCCATGCCAAGACGGCGTTCGGCCGGCAACTTGTGGCAATGGGCAACGACGTGGCCATTGCGCGAAAGGTTGGGCTGCCGGTTGATCGGACAGGCTTCCTCAGCTTCGTGCTTGCGGGTGTGCTGGCGTCCGTAGGCGGCATTCTAACCACGGTTCAGAACGGTGCGGTCAGTCCCTGGCTCGGCAGCGGTGTTGAATTTACGGCGCTCGCGGCGGTCGTTGTGGGCGGCATCAGCCTTCTCGGTGGCCGTGGAACCATCCTTTTCAGCATTATCCCCGGGGCATTCATCTTCGAGATGATCCGCAACGGTCTCACCCATCTCGGTGCCACGCCTTATTCCTATCGGCTTGTCGGTGGCGCCGTGATCTTCGCAGCGATGTATGCGGATGCCCTGAAGAGCGGACGCGTTTCGCTCAGATGGAGGACAGCTCCCTAG
- a CDS encoding sugar ABC transporter ATP-binding protein: MNSDVMLRMDGIAKSFGSIPAITRAGLEARSGEAIALMGANGAGKSTLMNILGGVVAGDRGRISIDGVDVTLRSPRDATHHGIAFVHQELTMFPTMSVAENIFIDEMPSSGWFIRSSEMMRQAELLLARLGCEISPATPVEQLSIGDRQLVEIARALRHRARIVIFDEPTSSLSGPERDRLFAVIESLKAEGVAIIYITHFLDEIFTVCERISVMRNGETVWSSAMSEVDASTVVHLMLGISEGEGRIREPVAVPGVALMSVTGLSRQGALHDVSFSLRKGEIVGLWGLLGSGRTELLRALIGLDPIDAGQIRWREGAVEADITSEQLRAHVGIVTEDRRGEGILLPLSVAQNIALPNLRSLLNRWRLVSQAGEGTLAAAMIKRLQIKVSSAEQSLGTLSGGNQQKVVFGRWLATNPRLFLLDEPTRGLDVSAKAEIMKLVVELAEQGCSCLIVSSELEELMRVCDRYLIIRRGRLIGELHGSATSGELMQSISTIN, translated from the coding sequence ATGAACTCCGATGTCATGCTGAGAATGGATGGCATTGCCAAGTCGTTTGGATCCATCCCGGCGATCACACGCGCTGGCCTGGAAGCTCGCAGCGGTGAGGCCATCGCCCTCATGGGAGCGAACGGAGCGGGCAAGTCCACGCTCATGAATATTCTTGGCGGGGTCGTAGCCGGTGACCGTGGGCGGATTTCCATCGACGGCGTGGACGTCACTTTGCGCTCACCACGGGATGCGACGCATCACGGCATCGCCTTCGTCCACCAGGAACTGACGATGTTTCCGACGATGAGTGTTGCGGAAAACATCTTCATCGACGAGATGCCTTCTTCCGGATGGTTCATCAGGTCCTCCGAGATGATGCGCCAGGCTGAATTGCTGCTTGCGCGCCTCGGTTGCGAGATTTCTCCCGCGACGCCCGTCGAACAGCTGAGCATTGGTGACCGGCAACTGGTGGAGATTGCTCGCGCGCTGCGGCATCGCGCAAGGATCGTGATCTTCGATGAGCCGACGTCGTCGCTGTCGGGGCCCGAACGTGACCGGCTCTTCGCCGTGATCGAGAGTCTCAAGGCTGAAGGCGTGGCCATCATCTATATCACGCATTTTCTCGATGAGATTTTCACTGTCTGCGAACGCATCTCGGTCATGCGAAATGGCGAGACAGTCTGGTCTTCGGCAATGTCGGAGGTCGACGCCTCGACGGTGGTTCATCTCATGCTCGGCATTTCAGAAGGCGAGGGACGGATCCGCGAGCCGGTCGCAGTGCCCGGCGTCGCGCTGATGTCGGTCACGGGTCTCAGCCGCCAGGGCGCCTTGCATGACGTGAGTTTTTCACTCCGCAAGGGTGAGATCGTTGGCCTGTGGGGGCTGCTTGGATCAGGGCGTACCGAGTTGCTGCGAGCGTTGATCGGGCTCGATCCGATCGACGCTGGACAGATCCGTTGGCGCGAAGGCGCGGTCGAGGCCGACATTACGTCGGAGCAACTGCGCGCGCATGTCGGAATTGTCACCGAGGATCGCCGGGGCGAAGGTATCCTTCTGCCGCTTTCGGTCGCCCAGAACATTGCGCTTCCAAATTTGAGATCGCTGCTGAACCGATGGCGGCTCGTGTCTCAGGCTGGGGAAGGGACACTGGCAGCCGCCATGATCAAGCGGCTTCAGATCAAAGTTTCCAGTGCGGAGCAAAGCCTCGGCACGCTGAGCGGTGGCAATCAGCAAAAGGTCGTATTTGGCCGTTGGCTAGCCACCAATCCACGTCTCTTTCTGCTGGACGAGCCAACGCGCGGTCTCGACGTGAGCGCCAAGGCGGAAATCATGAAACTCGTCGTCGAGCTGGCCGAACAGGGCTGCAGCTGCCTGATTGTCTCCTCGGAACTCGAGGAGCTGATGCGCGTCTGCGACCGGTATCTGATTATCAGGCGGGGACGATTGATCGGAGAATTGCATGGATCGGCGACCAGTGGAGAGTTGATGCAATCGATCTCGACAATCAACTGA
- a CDS encoding ABC transporter permease yields the protein MSLAGTISTPQKWPSRQVVVSVLVLMAVLVALGVIAPNFFRYSNIINVLLQASLLGILAIGMAVVMIVGGIDLSLPANMAMSAVLGALYMRATGDWTVGPLIMIGAGAAIGTVNGFAVGRLKMIPFVVTLAMMTMVSGATVWMTNSLSISQLPETFVDVFGARPILKIPVTVLIVAGLGFVLTTLMRSSIAGRWAYAVGINEKAARVARIPIARVVVGSYVFSGLMAGLAAILVTARLGAASANMGNDGMVLDIVSACVVGGVSIYGGSGRVLGALFGALLITVLSNAMNLMGVSFYFSLVIKGAVIIAFVAADRRNGGRS from the coding sequence ATGTCACTAGCTGGCACGATCTCAACGCCCCAGAAATGGCCGTCGCGGCAGGTGGTCGTTTCGGTGCTGGTCCTGATGGCGGTCCTGGTCGCGCTCGGTGTCATTGCGCCGAATTTCTTTCGCTACAGCAACATCATCAATGTCCTGTTGCAGGCGTCACTGCTGGGCATCCTGGCGATCGGCATGGCTGTGGTGATGATTGTTGGCGGGATCGATCTTTCCCTGCCGGCCAACATGGCGATGAGCGCTGTCTTGGGCGCTCTTTATATGAGGGCGACTGGGGATTGGACGGTGGGTCCGCTGATCATGATCGGCGCCGGCGCCGCCATCGGGACGGTCAATGGCTTCGCGGTCGGTCGGCTCAAGATGATCCCCTTCGTCGTGACGCTTGCCATGATGACGATGGTCTCCGGCGCCACCGTCTGGATGACGAACTCCCTGAGCATCTCGCAGCTGCCAGAGACGTTTGTCGATGTATTCGGGGCGCGGCCGATCCTCAAGATTCCCGTGACGGTCCTGATCGTCGCCGGTCTTGGTTTCGTCCTGACGACCTTGATGCGGTCTTCGATCGCCGGGCGGTGGGCCTATGCTGTCGGGATCAATGAAAAGGCGGCTCGCGTAGCACGCATTCCGATCGCTCGCGTCGTGGTCGGCAGCTACGTCTTTTCCGGCCTGATGGCCGGCCTTGCGGCGATCCTTGTCACGGCAAGGCTGGGTGCCGCATCGGCGAACATGGGCAATGACGGCATGGTGCTGGACATCGTATCGGCCTGCGTGGTCGGCGGCGTCAGCATTTACGGCGGGTCGGGGCGCGTTCTCGGTGCCTTGTTCGGCGCTCTGCTGATTACAGTCCTTTCGAACGCCATGAACCTGATGGGCGTGTCGTTCTATTTCAGTCTCGTGATCAAGGGGGCGGTCATCATCGCCTTCGTGGCGGCCGACAGACGCAATGGGGGCCGCTCATGA
- a CDS encoding SDR family NAD(P)-dependent oxidoreductase yields MSEFAGKSAVITGGGRGIGLACARLIAERGGVVILLGHDAGMIEGAAAELRTDGLSAEAIVADISVEAEVAAALSRAEEATGGIDILVNNAAIQPYGTVASMDSHQWDCVMGINLRGAYLACHYALPRMVGRGHGAIVNIASVQALANQARVAAYATSKAGMLALTRSIAVDFGRAGIRANAVCPGCIDAPMTRFSATETAPGQEEETIRLWGNAQPLGRVGRPKEVAEVVAFLASDRASFCSGAEFKVDGGLMAALGVELPDPR; encoded by the coding sequence GTGAGCGAGTTTGCAGGCAAAAGCGCCGTCATCACAGGAGGAGGGCGCGGCATCGGGCTGGCTTGTGCGCGCCTGATCGCCGAACGTGGCGGAGTGGTCATTCTGCTGGGCCATGACGCGGGCATGATCGAGGGCGCCGCGGCAGAACTGCGTACGGACGGACTTTCCGCGGAAGCTATCGTCGCCGACATCAGTGTCGAGGCTGAGGTTGCCGCTGCACTGTCGCGGGCGGAGGAGGCGACGGGAGGCATCGACATTCTCGTCAACAATGCAGCGATTCAACCCTACGGCACGGTGGCGTCGATGGATTCCCACCAATGGGACTGTGTCATGGGAATCAATCTGCGTGGCGCCTACCTCGCCTGTCACTATGCATTGCCACGTATGGTCGGACGAGGTCATGGCGCGATCGTCAACATCGCCTCGGTTCAGGCGTTGGCGAACCAGGCGCGAGTCGCGGCGTATGCGACGTCAAAGGCTGGCATGCTGGCGTTGACACGCTCGATTGCCGTCGATTTCGGTCGCGCCGGCATTCGCGCCAATGCCGTCTGTCCAGGTTGCATCGATGCGCCGATGACGCGGTTTTCCGCCACCGAGACAGCGCCGGGTCAGGAAGAGGAGACGATCCGGCTGTGGGGCAATGCTCAACCGCTCGGACGGGTTGGACGGCCGAAGGAGGTTGCTGAAGTGGTGGCTTTCCTCGCCAGCGACCGGGCGAGCTTCTGTTCGGGCGCGGAGTTCAAAGTGGATGGCGGCCTGATGGCGGCACTTGGTGTGGAGCTGCCTGATCCGAGATGA